The Rhodobacter sp. CZR27 genome includes a window with the following:
- a CDS encoding lytic transglycosylase domain-containing protein — translation MRRLIGALGAAVVGLGLAATPAEVSAEGTKLSRSTMNRAGVFKSQAKLLDGRLSQQYSGSVRLRPKVEAIPAALPSARYSGRYKGEYLEVAKAAARQHGVPEQLFLRLVQQESGWNPGAVSVKGATGLAQLMPGTAQFLRVNINDPKQNLEGGARYLKMMFTKFGTWQLALAAYNAGPLAVEKHSGIPPYAETQNYVKAIWGNG, via the coding sequence ATGCGACGATTGATCGGTGCATTGGGCGCGGCGGTCGTGGGTCTCGGTCTGGCCGCCACCCCGGCCGAGGTTTCTGCCGAGGGAACGAAGCTGTCACGGTCGACGATGAACCGCGCCGGCGTGTTCAAGTCGCAGGCAAAACTGCTCGATGGACGGCTTTCGCAGCAATATTCGGGCTCCGTCCGGCTGAGGCCGAAGGTCGAGGCGATCCCGGCGGCGCTGCCCTCGGCGCGCTACTCGGGCCGCTACAAGGGCGAATATCTCGAGGTGGCCAAGGCCGCGGCGCGCCAGCACGGGGTGCCCGAGCAGCTGTTCCTGCGGCTGGTGCAGCAGGAATCAGGCTGGAACCCGGGTGCGGTCTCGGTCAAGGGGGCGACGGGCCTTGCCCAGCTGATGCCCGGAACGGCGCAATTCCTGCGCGTGAACATCAATGATCCGAAGCAGAACCTCGAAGGCGGGGCGCGCTACCTGAAGATGATGTTCACCAAGTTCGGCACCTGGCAGCTGGCGCTTGCCGCCTACAATGCCGGTCCGCTGGCGGTCGAGAAGCATTCCGGCATCCCGCCCTATGCCGAGACCCAGAACTACGTGAAGGCGATCTGGGGCAACGGCTGA
- a CDS encoding Lrp/AsnC family transcriptional regulator, whose product MAVRLDEMDRKILAELQEDASQSLDEIARKVGSSKTPVWNRIRRMREAGVILKQTALLDAEALGLEACFFVLIRTSEHEAEWQRKFLKALRERPEVLEAHRLAGDIDYILKVRVANARAYDTFYQALISEVRIYNVTALLSMEEIKATTTLPV is encoded by the coding sequence ATGGCGGTCCGGCTGGACGAGATGGACAGGAAAATCCTTGCCGAACTGCAGGAGGATGCCAGCCAGTCGCTGGACGAGATCGCCCGCAAGGTCGGCTCGTCGAAGACGCCGGTCTGGAATCGCATCCGCCGGATGCGCGAGGCCGGCGTGATCCTGAAGCAGACGGCGCTGCTCGACGCCGAGGCGCTGGGGCTCGAGGCCTGCTTCTTCGTGCTGATCCGCACCTCGGAACACGAGGCCGAATGGCAGCGCAAGTTCCTGAAGGCGCTGCGCGAACGGCCCGAGGTGCTCGAGGCGCACCGGCTGGCTGGCGACATCGACTACATCCTCAAGGTGCGCGTGGCCAATGCGCGGGCCTATGACACCTTCTATCAGGCGCTGATATCGGAGGTGCGTATCTACAATGTGACGGCGCTGCTCTCCATGGAGGAGATCAAGGCCACCACCACACTGCCGGTCTGA
- the tpiA gene encoding triose-phosphate isomerase — protein MRKLAAGNWKMNGTEADLAEIDALMAAHPAPKCEVLICPPATLIARMAAHATSDLMVGGQDCHPKVSGPHTGDISAAMLVDAGASHVILGHSERRADHGESDSLVRMKAEAAHAAGLVAIVCVGETEAQRDAGRTLDVIGAQLSGSVPDGATAGNTVIAYEPVWAIGTGRTPTTAEIAEVHAFLRARLADRFADAAGFRLLYGGSVKPSNAAEIFAVANVDGALVGGASLKSADFGPIVAALSGA, from the coding sequence ATGCGCAAGCTCGCCGCGGGCAACTGGAAGATGAACGGGACCGAGGCCGACCTGGCCGAGATCGACGCGCTCATGGCGGCGCATCCCGCACCGAAATGCGAGGTCCTGATCTGCCCGCCCGCGACGCTGATCGCCCGCATGGCCGCTCATGCCACCTCGGACCTGATGGTGGGCGGGCAGGACTGCCACCCCAAGGTCTCGGGCCCCCATACCGGCGACATCTCGGCCGCAATGCTGGTCGATGCCGGGGCAAGCCATGTCATCCTCGGCCATTCCGAGCGCCGGGCCGATCATGGCGAAAGCGACTCGCTGGTGCGGATGAAGGCCGAAGCCGCCCATGCCGCGGGCCTCGTCGCGATCGTCTGCGTGGGCGAGACCGAGGCGCAGCGGGATGCCGGCCGCACGCTCGACGTGATCGGCGCGCAGCTTTCCGGGTCGGTGCCGGATGGCGCCACCGCCGGCAATACCGTCATCGCCTATGAGCCTGTGTGGGCCATCGGCACCGGGCGCACCCCCACCACGGCCGAGATCGCCGAAGTCCACGCCTTCCTGCGGGCGCGGCTCGCGGACCGCTTCGCGGATGCTGCCGGTTTCCGGCTGCTCTACGGCGGTTCGGTCAAGCCCTCGAACGCGGCCGAGATCTTCGCAGTGGCGAATGTGGATGGGGCGCTGGTGGGCGGGGCAAGCCTGAAATCCGCCGACTTCGGCCCCATCGTCGCGGCCCTGTCCGGGGCCTGA
- a CDS encoding iron-sulfur cluster assembly accessory protein yields the protein MFSIPGKQAVTLTPAAARQIARLMQKQGSKGLRIGVKKGGCAGMEYTMDYVSQIDPMDETVEQDGARVMIAPMAQMFLFGTEIDYQTSLVESGFKFRNPNVVDACGCGESIRFREADA from the coding sequence ATGTTCTCCATTCCGGGCAAGCAGGCCGTCACCCTCACCCCCGCCGCCGCGCGGCAGATCGCGCGACTCATGCAGAAGCAGGGCTCCAAGGGGCTTCGCATCGGCGTGAAGAAGGGCGGCTGCGCCGGCATGGAATACACCATGGACTACGTGTCGCAGATCGATCCGATGGACGAGACGGTGGAGCAGGACGGGGCGCGGGTGATGATCGCGCCCATGGCGCAGATGTTCCTGTTCGGCACCGAGATCGACTATCAGACCAGCCTCGTCGAGTCGGGCTTCAAGTTCCGCAACCCGAACGTGGTCGATGCCTGCGGCTGCGGCGAGTCGATTCGCTTCCGCGAGGCGGACGCCTGA
- the cobA gene encoding uroporphyrinogen-III C-methyltransferase — protein sequence MTDARKALGQVVFVGAGPGSIDHLTMGACRALTQAEVVIHDRLVGPEILELIPPSATRIEAGKEGFGPSTPQSAINAMIVGHAGAGKRVIRLKSGDSGIFGRLDEEIEALDVAGIPWRIVPGLTTAAAAAATIGQSLTKRGRNAALRIVTGHDMAGFAEQDWRGLARAGEVAAIYMGKKSARFIQGRLMMHGASPETPVTVVENASRADERIVAATLVTLADAVAGLTGPAIVLYGLAPRRAAAALPLLKEATA from the coding sequence ATGACTGACGCGCGCAAAGCCCTCGGACAGGTTGTCTTCGTCGGCGCCGGCCCCGGCTCGATCGATCATCTGACCATGGGCGCCTGCCGGGCGCTGACGCAGGCCGAGGTCGTTATCCACGACCGGCTGGTCGGGCCCGAGATCCTCGAGCTGATCCCGCCCTCGGCCACCCGTATCGAGGCGGGCAAGGAAGGCTTCGGCCCCTCCACCCCGCAGTCGGCGATCAACGCGATGATCGTGGGCCATGCTGGCGCCGGCAAGCGCGTGATCCGGCTGAAATCGGGCGACAGCGGCATCTTCGGCCGGCTGGACGAGGAGATCGAGGCGCTGGACGTGGCCGGCATCCCATGGCGCATCGTGCCGGGGCTGACCACCGCCGCCGCAGCCGCGGCGACCATCGGGCAGAGCCTGACGAAGCGGGGCCGCAACGCCGCCCTGCGGATCGTCACCGGCCATGACATGGCGGGCTTTGCCGAGCAGGACTGGCGCGGCCTTGCCCGCGCGGGCGAAGTGGCCGCGATCTACATGGGCAAGAAATCCGCCCGCTTCATCCAGGGCCGCCTGATGATGCACGGCGCCAGCCCCGAGACCCCCGTCACCGTGGTCGAGAACGCCAGCCGCGCCGATGAGCGGATTGTTGCGGCCACGCTCGTCACCCTCGCCGATGCCGTTGCCGGACTCACCGGCCCGGCTATCGTGCTTTACGGGCTTGCGCCTCGCCGCGCCGCGGCGGCCCTGCCCCTGCTGAAGGAAGCCACCGCATGA
- a CDS encoding SUF system Fe-S cluster assembly protein: MSHQQDMIEGAPLIKPSSTDHPLYESIVEACRTVFDPEIPVNIFDLGLIYTIDISPENDVEILMTLTAPGCPVAGEMPLWVADAVEPVPGVKSVNVGMTFDPPWGMDMMSDEARLELGFM, from the coding sequence ATGAGCCACCAGCAGGACATGATCGAGGGCGCCCCCCTCATCAAGCCGTCGAGCACCGACCACCCGCTCTACGAGAGCATCGTGGAAGCCTGCCGGACGGTCTTCGACCCGGAGATCCCGGTCAACATCTTCGACCTGGGGCTGATCTACACGATCGACATCTCGCCCGAGAACGACGTCGAGATCCTGATGACGCTGACCGCACCCGGCTGCCCCGTGGCGGGCGAGATGCCGCTCTGGGTCGCGGATGCCGTCGAACCCGTGCCCGGCGTGAAGTCGGTCAATGTCGGGATGACCTTCGATCCGCCCTGGGGCATGGACATGATGTCCGACGAGGCGCGGCTCGAACTCGGCTTCATGTGA
- the secD gene encoding protein translocase subunit SecD: MFYIPLWKRVLIWGICALAILYASPNFFYSRVESRNDAVAAIEKAGGTATPEQQAAAGLWPDWLPSSIVNLGLDLRGGAHLLAEVQVEDVYVARMDAMWPDVRDALRGLRDEVGSIRRQPAPPGVLRVALSRAEGMPAAVEAVRKLAQPIISFSGMGQTDIEVAGDGEVLTVQLTDAQRAALDSHTVQQSLEIIRRRVDEVGTREPTIQRQGEDRILIQVPGIGSAAELKSLIGTTAKLTFHPVLGRTADAGADAGGNLLLPSADEQGIFYIIERAPVVSGEDLVDAQPSFDQNNRPAVSFRFDPAGARAFGDYTAENIGKPFAIVLDEEVISAPVIQAHIAGGSGIITGNFSVEESTELAVLLRAGALPAEMTFLEERTVGPELGQDSIDAGRTASIVGMIAVVFFMIASYGWFGVMANVALAINVMGILAILSLIGATLTLPGIAGIVLTMGMAVDANVLIYERIREELRQGKQPGRAIELGFEKALSAIVDANVTTFLVAVIMFAVGSGTVRGFAVTLAIGIMTSVFTAVYVTRVIVATWFAWRRPRTITV, translated from the coding sequence ATGTTTTACATCCCGCTGTGGAAGCGTGTGCTGATCTGGGGCATCTGTGCCCTGGCGATCCTCTACGCTTCGCCGAACTTCTTCTACAGCCGCGTCGAAAGCCGCAACGACGCGGTCGCCGCCATCGAGAAGGCCGGGGGCACTGCCACCCCCGAGCAGCAGGCGGCGGCGGGACTCTGGCCGGACTGGCTGCCCTCCAGCATCGTGAACCTGGGGCTTGACCTGCGCGGCGGGGCGCATCTCCTGGCCGAAGTCCAGGTCGAGGATGTCTACGTCGCGCGCATGGATGCGATGTGGCCCGACGTTCGCGACGCCTTGCGCGGGCTGCGCGACGAGGTCGGCTCCATCCGCCGCCAGCCGGCGCCTCCGGGCGTGCTGCGCGTCGCGCTCTCGCGCGCCGAGGGGATGCCCGCGGCGGTCGAGGCGGTGCGCAAGCTCGCCCAGCCGATCATCTCGTTCTCCGGCATGGGCCAGACCGACATCGAGGTCGCGGGTGACGGAGAGGTGCTGACGGTGCAGCTGACCGACGCCCAGCGGGCGGCCCTGGACAGCCACACCGTGCAGCAGAGCCTCGAGATCATCCGCCGCCGCGTCGACGAGGTCGGCACGCGCGAGCCGACGATCCAGCGCCAGGGCGAGGACCGCATCCTGATCCAGGTTCCGGGCATCGGCTCGGCGGCGGAACTCAAGTCGCTGATCGGCACCACGGCCAAGCTGACCTTCCACCCGGTTCTCGGCCGCACCGCGGATGCCGGGGCCGATGCCGGCGGCAACCTGCTGCTGCCCTCGGCGGACGAGCAGGGCATCTTCTACATCATCGAGCGGGCGCCGGTGGTCAGCGGCGAGGATCTTGTCGATGCGCAGCCCTCGTTCGACCAGAACAACCGTCCCGCGGTCAGCTTCCGCTTCGATCCCGCCGGCGCACGCGCCTTCGGCGACTATACCGCCGAGAACATCGGCAAGCCCTTCGCCATCGTGCTGGACGAGGAGGTGATCTCGGCCCCCGTCATCCAGGCGCACATTGCGGGCGGCTCGGGCATCATCACCGGCAACTTCAGCGTCGAGGAATCGACCGAACTGGCCGTCCTGCTGCGCGCGGGCGCGCTGCCGGCCGAGATGACCTTCCTCGAGGAACGCACCGTCGGCCCCGAACTGGGGCAGGATTCGATCGACGCAGGCCGCACCGCCTCGATCGTCGGCATGATCGCCGTCGTGTTCTTCATGATCGCAAGCTACGGCTGGTTCGGCGTGATGGCCAACGTCGCGCTGGCCATCAACGTGATGGGGATCCTTGCCATCCTGTCGCTGATCGGCGCGACGCTGACCCTTCCGGGCATCGCCGGCATCGTCCTGACCATGGGCATGGCGGTGGACGCGAACGTGCTGATCTACGAGCGCATCCGCGAGGAACTGCGGCAGGGCAAGCAGCCGGGCCGGGCGATCGAGCTGGGCTTCGAGAAGGCGCTGTCGGCCATCGTGGACGCGAACGTGACCACCTTCCTCGTGGCCGTGATCATGTTCGCGGTCGGATCGGGCACGGTGCGCGGCTTTGCCGTGACGCTTGCCATCGGGATCATGACCTCGGTCTTCACCGCCGTCTACGTGACGCGCGTCATCGTCGCCACCTGGTTCGCCTGGCGGCGGCCGCGCACCATCACCGTGTGA
- a CDS encoding superoxide dismutase family protein, whose amino-acid sequence MTRMIAPALAAQILAATALPLAAQETQSQQTQGAAAGFAERTATFIDTGGTAIGTARIAPLPHGVLITLDLQGLPADSWLGFHIHQNGECDPAGGFESAGGHFDISQTQHGLMVEDGPHAGDMPNQHVGADGILRAQVFNTFVQLSGENASDLTGRALVLHAGPDDYESQPSGKSGDRIACAVIE is encoded by the coding sequence ATGACACGGATGATCGCCCCGGCGCTTGCGGCGCAGATCCTGGCCGCCACGGCCCTGCCCCTCGCGGCGCAGGAGACGCAGAGTCAACAGACCCAAGGCGCGGCAGCGGGCTTCGCCGAGCGGACCGCGACCTTCATCGACACCGGCGGAACCGCGATCGGCACCGCGCGCATCGCGCCCCTGCCCCACGGCGTCCTGATCACGCTCGACCTTCAGGGCCTGCCCGCCGACAGCTGGCTGGGCTTCCACATCCACCAGAACGGCGAATGCGACCCGGCTGGCGGCTTCGAATCCGCGGGCGGCCACTTCGACATCTCGCAGACGCAGCACGGCCTGATGGTCGAGGACGGGCCCCATGCCGGGGACATGCCGAACCAGCATGTCGGTGCGGACGGCATCCTGCGCGCGCAGGTCTTCAACACCTTCGTCCAGCTTTCGGGCGAGAACGCCTCGGACCTGACCGGCCGCGCGCTCGTCCTGCACGCCGGGCCGGACGACTACGAAAGCCAGCCCTCTGGCAAGTCCGGAGACCGGATCGCCTGCGCCGTCATCGAATAA
- a CDS encoding cytochrome P450, whose amino-acid sequence MQRLSQSPVDRHFVRNPYRFYRQARAGGPFFFWEEPGLVCTASHAAVNAILRDRRFGREPLAPAPVPDHLVPFYEIEAHSMLELEPPRHTRLRNLVLRAFTSRRIGSMQPEIAALADRLIDDLPEGTFDLLPTFCQRLPITLISRLIGIPEALAPEVLRWSSAMVAMYQAGRTRATEERAAAAAAVFAEFLRLYIDARRSRPADDLLSHLIAAEADGQQLSTDEIIATCILILNAGHEAAVHAIGNAVATLLIQQAPLEALAPPNVVRTIEELLRFDPPLHLFRRTAYEDAEVMGHTFRRGTEVALLLAAANRDPGPWEKPDRFLWNRPEKPHMAFGAGIHFCLGAPLARLELVTALPILFRRLPGLRLSGRLRYANTWHFRGLEALPVSR is encoded by the coding sequence ATGCAACGCCTGTCCCAGTCTCCCGTGGATCGCCACTTCGTCCGCAATCCCTACCGGTTCTACCGGCAGGCGCGGGCGGGCGGCCCGTTCTTCTTCTGGGAGGAGCCGGGACTGGTCTGCACAGCCTCGCATGCGGCGGTGAACGCCATCCTGCGCGATCGCCGCTTCGGCCGCGAGCCGCTGGCCCCCGCTCCGGTCCCCGACCACCTCGTCCCGTTCTACGAGATCGAGGCGCATTCCATGCTGGAGCTGGAGCCGCCACGCCACACGCGGCTGCGCAACCTCGTGCTGCGCGCCTTCACCTCGCGCCGGATCGGCTCGATGCAGCCGGAGATCGCGGCGTTGGCGGATCGCCTGATCGATGACCTGCCCGAAGGCACGTTCGACCTGCTGCCGACCTTCTGCCAGCGCCTGCCGATCACGCTGATCTCGCGCCTGATCGGCATTCCCGAGGCGCTGGCCCCCGAGGTGCTGCGCTGGTCCTCGGCCATGGTCGCCATGTACCAGGCCGGGCGCACCCGCGCAACCGAGGAGCGCGCCGCCGCCGCCGCCGCGGTCTTCGCCGAGTTCCTGCGGCTCTACATCGACGCCCGCCGGAGCCGGCCGGCCGATGACCTGCTGAGCCACCTGATCGCCGCCGAGGCCGATGGCCAGCAACTGTCCACCGACGAGATCATCGCGACCTGCATCCTGATTCTGAACGCGGGCCACGAAGCGGCGGTCCACGCCATCGGCAATGCGGTGGCGACGCTACTGATTCAGCAGGCCCCTCTCGAGGCGCTGGCGCCACCCAACGTCGTCCGCACGATCGAGGAACTGCTGCGCTTCGACCCTCCGCTGCACCTGTTCCGGCGCACCGCCTATGAGGATGCCGAGGTGATGGGCCACACCTTCCGGCGCGGGACCGAGGTGGCGCTGCTCCTCGCCGCGGCCAATCGCGACCCGGGGCCCTGGGAAAAGCCCGACCGCTTCCTCTGGAACCGGCCGGAAAAGCCGCACATGGCCTTCGGTGCGGGCATCCACTTCTGCCTCGGCGCGCCGCTCGCGCGGCTGGAACTGGTCACCGCGCTGCCGATCCTGTTCCGCCGCCTGCCCGGCCTGCGGCTGTCCGGCCGGCTGCGCTATGCCAACACCTGGCATTTCCGCGGACTGGAGGCGCTGCCCGTCTCGCGCTGA
- the yajC gene encoding preprotein translocase subunit YajC: MFVTPAFAQAAAPGGAAGAFTSFVPLILIFVIMYFLLIRPQQKKLKEHKAMVDALRRGDQVLTGGGIVGKVVKVHEDGIVDVEIADGVKVRVMKSTIVQVMSKTEPAAA; encoded by the coding sequence ATGTTCGTGACCCCCGCCTTCGCCCAGGCCGCCGCCCCCGGCGGCGCTGCCGGCGCCTTCACCAGTTTCGTGCCGCTTATCCTGATCTTCGTGATCATGTATTTCCTGCTGATCCGTCCGCAGCAGAAAAAGCTGAAGGAACACAAGGCCATGGTCGATGCGCTGCGTCGCGGCGACCAGGTGCTGACGGGGGGCGGGATCGTCGGCAAGGTCGTCAAGGTGCACGAGGACGGCATCGTCGACGTCGAGATCGCGGATGGCGTGAAGGTCCGCGTGATGAAGTCCACCATCGTTCAGGTCATGTCCAAGACCGAACCCGCTGCCGCCTGA
- the serS gene encoding serine--tRNA ligase, giving the protein MHDIRAIRETPEAFDAALTRRGLSALSGEILAIDEARRSKILAAETAQAEQNRASKEVGAAKARGDEAEFERLRALVAEKKAEVARLNEEAAAEDARLRDMLIAIPNLPLADVPEGADEADNVELRRWGAPRNFSFKPLEHFEIAGVKPGMDFATAAKLSGSRFVMLKGAVIRVHRALAQFMLDTHVTEHGLTETWTPVLVKDEAMFGTGQLPKFAEDSYQTTNGWWLIPTAEVTLTNTVAGEILDEAQLPIRMTAHTQCFRSEAGSAGKDTSGMLRQHQFEKVEMVSITTPDTSLAEHERMTRCAEAILEKLGLPYRTIVLCTGDMGFGATRTHDLEVWLPGQNTYREISSVSVCGDFQARRMNARFRPAAGGKPEFVHTLNGSGLAVGRCLIAVLENGQQEDGSVDLPEVLHPYLGGKRRISADGRLE; this is encoded by the coding sequence ATGCACGACATCCGCGCCATCCGCGAGACCCCCGAAGCCTTCGACGCCGCCCTGACCCGGCGCGGGCTGTCGGCGCTCTCGGGCGAGATCCTCGCCATCGACGAGGCGCGGCGGTCGAAGATCCTGGCGGCCGAGACGGCGCAGGCCGAGCAGAACCGTGCGTCGAAGGAAGTCGGCGCCGCCAAGGCCCGCGGCGACGAGGCAGAGTTCGAGCGTCTGCGCGCCCTCGTCGCCGAGAAGAAGGCCGAGGTCGCGCGCCTCAACGAAGAGGCCGCGGCCGAGGACGCCCGCCTGCGCGACATGCTGATCGCGATTCCGAACCTGCCGCTTGCCGACGTGCCCGAAGGCGCCGACGAGGCCGACAACGTCGAGCTGCGCCGCTGGGGCGCGCCTCGCAACTTCTCCTTCAAGCCCCTTGAGCATTTCGAGATTGCGGGCGTGAAGCCCGGCATGGATTTCGCCACGGCGGCGAAGCTCTCGGGCAGCCGGTTCGTCATGCTGAAGGGCGCGGTGATCCGCGTCCACCGCGCGCTCGCGCAGTTCATGCTCGACACCCATGTGACCGAGCACGGCCTGACCGAGACCTGGACCCCCGTCCTCGTGAAGGACGAGGCGATGTTCGGCACCGGGCAACTCCCGAAGTTCGCCGAGGACAGCTATCAGACCACCAACGGCTGGTGGCTGATCCCGACCGCCGAGGTGACCCTGACCAACACGGTCGCGGGCGAGATCCTCGACGAGGCGCAGCTTCCGATCCGCATGACCGCGCATACCCAGTGCTTCCGCTCGGAGGCGGGCAGTGCGGGCAAGGACACCTCGGGCATGCTGCGCCAGCACCAGTTCGAGAAGGTCGAGATGGTCTCGATCACCACGCCCGACACCTCCCTGGCCGAGCACGAGCGGATGACCCGCTGCGCCGAGGCGATCCTTGAAAAGCTGGGCCTGCCCTACCGGACCATCGTGCTCTGCACCGGCGACATGGGCTTCGGCGCGACCAGGACCCACGACCTCGAGGTCTGGCTGCCCGGCCAGAACACCTATCGCGAGATCAGCTCGGTCTCGGTCTGCGGCGACTTCCAGGCGCGGCGGATGAACGCCCGTTTCCGCCCCGCCGCGGGCGGCAAGCCCGAGTTCGTCCACACGCTGAACGGTTCGGGTCTGGCCGTGGGCCGCTGCCTGATCGCGGTGCTGGAGAACGGCCAGCAGGAGGACGGCTCGGTCGACCTGCCGGAGGTGCTGCACCCCTATCTGGGCGGCAAGCGCCGCATCAGCGCCGACGGCAGGCTGGAATGA
- the secF gene encoding protein translocase subunit SecF gives MAFRLKLCPAKTNIDFFAAAPVTFGASVVAMIASVIIWAVMGLNFGIDFRGGTTIRTESTQVVDVATYREALQGMNLGDISITEVFDPGFRADQHVAMIRIGAQDETQSITPEQIASVEAALKTVDPAITFPSVESVGPKVSAELIWSAILAVAAGCVGIGIYIWLRFEWQFALGSVAALFHDVLVTIGIFSLFQIKFDLTTIAALLTILGYSINDTVVVFDRLRENLVKYKTMPLRDVMNLSVNETLSRTLMTVMTTLIALVSLLIFGGDVIRGFIFAITFGVLIGTYSSIYMAKNIVLYLGVDRGGPKKDNRAGTQFAKADA, from the coding sequence ATGGCCTTCCGTCTGAAACTCTGCCCCGCAAAGACCAACATCGACTTCTTCGCGGCCGCGCCGGTCACCTTTGGCGCCTCGGTGGTCGCGATGATCGCCTCGGTGATCATCTGGGCGGTGATGGGCCTGAACTTCGGCATCGACTTCCGGGGCGGCACCACGATCCGGACCGAGTCCACGCAGGTCGTCGACGTGGCGACCTACCGCGAGGCGCTGCAGGGCATGAACCTCGGCGACATCTCGATCACCGAGGTCTTCGACCCGGGCTTCCGCGCCGACCAGCACGTCGCGATGATCCGGATCGGCGCGCAGGACGAGACACAGTCGATCACGCCGGAGCAGATCGCCAGTGTCGAGGCCGCGCTGAAGACGGTGGACCCGGCGATCACCTTCCCTTCGGTCGAGTCGGTCGGTCCCAAGGTCTCGGCCGAACTGATCTGGTCGGCCATCCTCGCCGTTGCGGCCGGCTGCGTCGGCATCGGCATCTATATCTGGTTGCGGTTCGAATGGCAGTTCGCGCTCGGATCGGTCGCGGCGCTGTTCCACGACGTGCTGGTGACGATCGGCATCTTTTCGCTGTTCCAGATCAAGTTCGACCTGACCACCATCGCGGCGCTGCTGACGATCCTCGGCTATTCGATCAACGACACGGTGGTGGTGTTCGACCGGCTGCGCGAGAACCTCGTGAAATACAAGACGATGCCGCTGCGCGACGTGATGAACCTGTCGGTGAACGAGACGCTGTCGCGCACGCTGATGACCGTGATGACCACGTTGATCGCGCTGGTCTCGCTGCTGATCTTCGGTGGCGACGTGATCCGCGGCTTCATCTTCGCGATCACCTTCGGCGTGCTGATCGGCACCTATTCGTCGATCTACATGGCGAAGAACATCGTTCTCTACCTGGGCGTGGATCGCGGCGGGCCGAAGAAGGACAACCGCGCGGGCACGCAGTTCGCCAAGGCCGACGCCTGA
- the ssb gene encoding single-stranded DNA-binding protein yields the protein MAGSVNKVIIIGNLGRDPEVRSFQNGGKVVNLRIATSEQWRDKASGERKERTEWHSVAIFDENLARVAEQYLRKGSTVYIEGQLETRKWQDQSGQDRYSTEIVLRPFRSSLTMLGGRGEGAGSGGGAGGGYEDRGGYDSYDSYGGGSARGGASSGAPTGGRRSDLDDEIPF from the coding sequence ATGGCGGGCTCGGTCAACAAGGTCATCATCATCGGCAACCTCGGGCGCGACCCCGAGGTGCGGAGCTTCCAGAACGGCGGCAAGGTGGTGAACCTGCGCATCGCCACCTCGGAACAGTGGCGCGACAAGGCCAGCGGAGAGCGCAAGGAACGCACCGAATGGCACTCGGTCGCAATCTTCGACGAGAACCTCGCCCGCGTGGCCGAGCAGTATCTGCGCAAGGGCTCGACCGTCTATATCGAGGGGCAGCTGGAAACCCGGAAGTGGCAGGACCAGTCGGGGCAGGACCGCTACTCGACCGAGATCGTGCTTCGGCCGTTCCGCAGCTCGCTGACCATGCTCGGCGGTCGCGGCGAGGGTGCGGGCAGCGGCGGCGGCGCGGGCGGCGGCTACGAGGATCGCGGCGGCTATGACAGCTACGACAGCTATGGCGGCGGAAGCGCCCGCGGAGGCGCCTCGTCGGGAGCCCCGACCGGGGGACGCCGCTCGGATCTGGATGACGAGATCCCGTTCTGA